From a single Streptomyces sp. NBC_01276 genomic region:
- a CDS encoding FAD-dependent monooxygenase has translation MTGQSVLIVGAGAVGTLLACDLLQQSVPVRIVDAKPPQEEFDPHSRAVMIWPRVLELLEKTGIADELVSRGFRADDVSFFSRGRRLGTVPMTKLGAARPYGLGIVQSELEVLLHRRLTELGGTIEYGAELTALDTSGPLPTATLHHADGRTEQVETDWLIGADGAGSVTRRLLGIPYPGIPFPLGIALGDFPVTGPRVSTVEYHYADSGLLPLVHLPDGVCRLATIVAPGETDWSDRPLADWQRMVDERTSLPYRLGEPLWTRTYHPRPGVAERFREGRVVLVGDAAHSVVPLGGQGLNLGLQDALNLGWKLAGVVRGDWDERIVDTYDTERRKAVGQVRTVIRTEMELSGPATPRDRRLRDLKVAAAHRTGLLRHVAAPLMSQVGLGYAAGDEPLWRSALHRRARPGDRLPFFHRTRQHAGAPVLDQREHIALLWPGRRPAADWQTVADGARHVLADRLAVHDLARLSPSGRAAIGPLFGRQPVIALVRPDGHLAHLAAAHRPAESLGHLDRLVSRPLTPSRSR, from the coding sequence ATGACGGGACAGAGCGTTCTCATCGTCGGCGCGGGCGCCGTCGGCACCCTGCTGGCCTGCGACCTCCTCCAGCAGTCCGTTCCCGTACGGATCGTCGACGCCAAGCCCCCGCAGGAGGAGTTCGACCCGCACTCCCGCGCCGTGATGATCTGGCCCCGGGTGCTGGAACTCCTGGAGAAGACCGGCATCGCCGACGAGCTCGTCTCCCGCGGCTTCCGGGCCGACGACGTCAGCTTCTTCTCCCGCGGACGCCGCCTGGGCACCGTCCCGATGACGAAGCTGGGCGCGGCCCGCCCCTACGGACTCGGCATCGTCCAGAGCGAGCTGGAGGTGCTGCTGCACCGCCGCCTCACCGAACTGGGCGGCACCATCGAGTACGGGGCCGAGCTGACCGCGCTCGACACCTCCGGCCCGCTCCCCACCGCCACCCTCCATCACGCCGACGGACGCACCGAACAGGTGGAGACGGACTGGCTGATCGGCGCCGACGGCGCGGGCAGCGTCACCCGCCGGCTCCTCGGCATCCCCTACCCCGGCATCCCCTTCCCGCTCGGCATCGCGCTCGGGGACTTCCCCGTCACCGGGCCGCGCGTCTCCACCGTCGAGTACCACTACGCCGACAGCGGGCTGCTGCCGCTGGTCCACCTGCCCGACGGCGTCTGCCGCCTCGCCACCATCGTCGCTCCCGGTGAAACCGACTGGTCGGACCGCCCCCTGGCGGACTGGCAGCGGATGGTCGACGAGCGCACCAGCCTGCCGTACCGCCTCGGCGAACCCCTGTGGACCCGCACCTACCACCCGCGCCCCGGAGTCGCCGAACGGTTCCGCGAGGGCCGGGTCGTGCTCGTCGGCGACGCCGCCCACTCGGTGGTCCCCCTCGGCGGCCAGGGCCTCAACCTCGGCCTCCAGGACGCCCTCAACCTCGGCTGGAAGCTCGCCGGCGTCGTGCGCGGCGACTGGGACGAGCGGATCGTCGACACGTACGACACCGAACGCCGCAAGGCCGTCGGGCAGGTCCGCACCGTCATCCGCACCGAGATGGAACTCTCCGGCCCGGCCACCCCCCGCGACCGCCGCCTGCGCGACCTGAAGGTGGCCGCCGCCCACCGCACCGGCCTCCTGCGCCACGTCGCGGCCCCCCTGATGAGCCAGGTCGGTCTCGGCTACGCGGCGGGCGACGAACCGCTGTGGCGCTCCGCGCTGCACCGCCGGGCCCGCCCCGGAGACCGGCTCCCGTTCTTCCACCGGACCCGGCAGCACGCCGGGGCCCCCGTCCTCGACCAGCGGGAGCACATCGCGCTGCTCTGGCCCGGCCGCCGGCCGGCCGCCGACTGGCAGACCGTGGCCGACGGCGCCCGCCACGTCCTCGCGGACCGCCTCGCCGTCCACGACCTCGCACGACTGTCGCCGTCCGGGCGCGCCGCGATCGGCCCGCTGTTCGGCCGACAGCCGGTGATCGCCCTGGTCCGTCCCGACGGCCACCTGGCCCACCTCGCCGCCGCCCACCGGCCGGCCGAGTCCCTGGGCCACCTGGACCGGCTGGTGTCCCGGCCGCTGACCCCCTCACGAAGCAGGTGA
- a CDS encoding 4-hydroxybenzoate 3-monooxygenase, protein MTGTHRRIHTPVCVIGAGPAGLLLARLLELNGIDCVVLERRGRDHVERRVRAGLLEQGTVEALRRAGVAARLDREGLVHEGFELRVEGETHRLPFTKLTGESVWMYGQQEVVKDLIAARTATAGALHFDVDDVEVHRLAGDGATVTCTLDGRPTEITCDFVAGCDGFHGVSRTAVPAASLTTGTHTYPYAWLGVLAAAPPLSPELVYAVGERGFALSSMRSNTVSRLYLQVPPGESADTRSDEDIWAELDLRLTGGTGTLPTGPVLERTLVPLRSFVCAPMQHGRLFLLGDAAHIVPPSAAKGLNLAVADAELLAGALAVWYGTGRREALDAYSSTALRRAWLGQEFSRWMTDLLHTGPDETPFDRGLRRARFEHLTGSTAAATDFAEQYVGLSRR, encoded by the coding sequence GTGACCGGCACCCACCGGCGGATCCACACCCCGGTCTGCGTCATCGGAGCCGGCCCCGCCGGCCTGCTGCTCGCCCGGCTCCTCGAACTGAACGGCATCGACTGCGTCGTCCTGGAACGCCGCGGCCGCGACCACGTCGAACGGCGCGTCCGGGCCGGCCTCCTGGAACAGGGCACCGTCGAAGCCCTGCGCCGGGCCGGCGTGGCCGCCCGCCTGGACCGGGAGGGCCTGGTCCACGAGGGCTTCGAGCTGCGCGTCGAAGGGGAGACCCACCGCCTCCCCTTCACCAAGCTCACCGGGGAATCCGTGTGGATGTACGGACAGCAGGAGGTCGTCAAGGACCTCATCGCCGCCCGCACCGCCACCGCCGGAGCCCTCCACTTCGACGTCGACGACGTCGAGGTGCACCGGCTCGCCGGCGACGGCGCGACCGTCACCTGCACCCTCGACGGCCGCCCCACCGAGATCACCTGCGACTTCGTGGCGGGCTGCGACGGCTTCCACGGCGTCAGCCGCACCGCCGTGCCCGCCGCCTCCCTCACCACCGGCACCCACACCTACCCGTACGCCTGGCTGGGCGTCCTCGCGGCCGCCCCGCCCCTGTCCCCCGAACTCGTCTACGCCGTCGGAGAGCGCGGCTTCGCCCTGAGCAGCATGCGCTCCAACACCGTCAGCCGCCTCTACCTCCAGGTCCCGCCCGGCGAGAGCGCCGACACCCGCTCCGACGAGGACATCTGGGCCGAGCTCGACCTCCGCCTCACCGGCGGCACCGGCACCCTGCCCACCGGCCCCGTCCTCGAACGCACCCTCGTCCCGCTGCGCAGCTTCGTCTGCGCACCCATGCAGCACGGGCGGCTCTTCCTCCTCGGCGACGCGGCGCACATCGTTCCGCCCAGCGCCGCGAAGGGACTGAACCTGGCCGTCGCCGACGCCGAACTCCTCGCCGGAGCCCTCGCCGTCTGGTACGGCACCGGCCGCCGCGAGGCCCTCGACGCCTACTCGTCGACCGCCCTGCGCCGGGCCTGGCTCGGCCAGGAGTTCTCCCGGTGGATGACCGACCTGCTGCACACCGGCCCGGACGAAACCCCCTTCGACCGGGGCCTGCGCCGGGCGCGCTTCGAGCACCTGACGGGATCCACCGCCGCGGCGACCGACTTCGCCGAGCAGTACGTGGGGCTGTCGCGACGCTGA
- the pabB gene encoding aminodeoxychorismate synthase component I yields the protein MRTLLIDNHDSYTYNLFQLLAEVNGQEPVVIANDAAAVADLDLDGFDNIVISPGPGHPARSRDFGVSRDVLVKASVPVLGVCLGHQGLAVWAGGEVVPAPVPVHGEVARVRHDGDELFAGIPEEFGAVRYHSLCVAQPLPSDLQATAWSEDGVVMALRHRLMPRWGVQFHPESIETEYGRRMLANFRDLTLADRAERTGGRPASHAAAPAARTQDADAQDAPAASAGTRTAPAPLARPAAGDGDRTHYTLHVAELDTAVDTETAFATLFAGSRNAFWLDSARVEPGLSRFSFLGDATGPLAETVRYRVDEGVVEVASATPADHRESVFDYLQRELARRVIDAPPLPFDFTGGYVGYFGYELKGDCGSPNRYSAPTPDAVWIFADRFLAVDHREDRTYLLALSLTTDPAGPADATRWLADTADALARQTPPAPPADGPRTVSVEPRLSRGRDAYVQDVLRSQEYLTAGESYEICLTNVAELPAVDDGFTTYRRLRRTNPAPYAAYLRLDGTEVACSSPERFLKITADRVVEAKPIKGTAPRGATPAEDDRVRRELVSSAKTRAENLMIVDLMRNDLGRVCEVGSVHVPVLMAAESYATVHQLVSTIRGTLKDGNDAIDCVRAGFPGGSMTGAPKQRTLEIIESLEGRARGIYSGAIGFLACNGTTDLNIVIRTMVLADGRWRIGAGGAVVLGSDPHDEYDEMLLKADAPARAMLAARPDTTPPAAERTEGDPR from the coding sequence ATGCGGACCCTCCTCATCGACAACCACGACTCGTACACCTACAACCTGTTCCAGCTGCTGGCCGAGGTGAACGGCCAGGAGCCCGTCGTCATCGCCAACGACGCGGCCGCCGTCGCCGACCTGGACCTCGACGGCTTCGACAACATCGTCATCTCGCCCGGCCCCGGCCACCCGGCGCGCTCCCGCGACTTCGGCGTCTCCCGGGACGTCCTGGTCAAGGCGAGCGTCCCGGTCCTGGGAGTCTGCCTCGGCCACCAGGGGCTCGCCGTGTGGGCGGGCGGCGAGGTCGTGCCCGCCCCCGTGCCGGTGCACGGTGAGGTCGCCCGGGTGCGGCACGACGGCGACGAACTGTTCGCGGGCATCCCCGAGGAGTTCGGCGCCGTGCGCTACCACTCCCTGTGCGTGGCCCAGCCGCTGCCCTCCGACCTCCAGGCCACCGCCTGGTCCGAGGACGGCGTCGTCATGGCGCTGCGCCACCGGCTGATGCCCCGCTGGGGCGTGCAGTTCCACCCGGAGTCCATCGAGACCGAGTACGGCCGCCGGATGCTGGCCAACTTCCGCGACCTGACGCTGGCCGACCGCGCCGAACGCACCGGCGGCCGGCCGGCCTCCCACGCCGCCGCCCCCGCCGCCCGCACCCAGGACGCCGACGCCCAGGACGCCCCCGCCGCGTCCGCCGGTACGCGGACCGCGCCGGCGCCGCTCGCCCGCCCCGCCGCCGGGGACGGGGACCGTACGCACTACACCCTGCACGTGGCCGAACTGGACACGGCGGTGGACACCGAGACCGCGTTCGCCACCCTCTTCGCCGGCTCCCGCAACGCGTTCTGGCTCGACAGCGCCCGCGTGGAGCCGGGCCTGTCCCGCTTCTCCTTCCTGGGCGACGCCACCGGCCCCCTCGCCGAGACCGTCCGCTACCGGGTCGACGAGGGCGTCGTCGAGGTCGCGTCCGCCACCCCGGCCGACCACCGCGAGTCCGTCTTCGACTACCTCCAGCGGGAACTCGCCCGCCGGGTGATCGACGCCCCGCCGCTGCCGTTCGACTTCACCGGCGGCTACGTCGGCTACTTCGGCTACGAACTCAAGGGCGACTGCGGGTCCCCGAACCGGTACTCCGCCCCGACCCCGGACGCCGTCTGGATCTTCGCGGACCGTTTCCTGGCCGTCGACCACCGGGAGGACCGCACCTACCTCCTCGCCCTCTCCCTCACCACCGACCCGGCCGGCCCCGCCGACGCCACCCGCTGGCTCGCCGACACCGCCGACGCCCTCGCCCGGCAGACGCCCCCGGCACCCCCCGCCGACGGCCCCCGCACGGTCTCCGTCGAGCCCCGGCTGTCCCGCGGCCGCGACGCCTACGTCCAGGACGTCCTGCGCAGCCAGGAGTACCTGACCGCCGGCGAGAGCTACGAGATCTGCCTGACCAACGTCGCCGAGCTCCCCGCCGTCGACGACGGCTTCACCACCTACCGCCGGCTGCGCCGGACCAACCCCGCGCCGTACGCCGCCTACCTTCGGCTCGACGGCACCGAGGTGGCCTGCTCCTCCCCGGAACGCTTCCTGAAGATCACCGCGGACCGGGTCGTCGAGGCCAAGCCGATCAAGGGCACGGCCCCGCGCGGGGCGACCCCCGCCGAGGACGACCGCGTCCGCCGGGAACTCGTCTCCAGCGCGAAGACCCGCGCCGAGAACCTGATGATCGTCGACCTGATGCGCAACGACCTCGGCCGCGTCTGCGAGGTCGGCTCGGTCCACGTCCCCGTCCTGATGGCCGCCGAGAGCTACGCCACCGTCCACCAGCTCGTCTCCACCATCCGCGGCACCCTCAAGGACGGCAACGACGCCATCGACTGCGTCCGCGCCGGCTTCCCCGGCGGCTCGATGACCGGCGCGCCCAAGCAGCGCACCCTGGAGATCATCGAGTCCCTGGAGGGCCGGGCCCGCGGCATCTACTCCGGTGCCATCGGCTTCCTCGCCTGCAACGGCACCACCGACCTCAACATCGTCATCCGGACCATGGTCCTCGCGGACGGGCGCTGGCGGATCGGCGCCGGCGGCGCCGTCGTGCTCGGCTCCGACCCCCACGACGAGTACGACGAAATGCTCCTCAAGGCCGACGCCCCCGCCCGCGCCATGCTGGCGGCCCGCCCGGACACCACCCCGCCCGCCGCCGAACGAACCGAAGGTGACCCCCGATGA
- a CDS encoding glycoside hydrolase family 3 C-terminal domain-containing protein yields the protein MTPQTPVDVTALVQAMTLDEKLTFVHGSDDPEHLGQSGYIPGVPRLGIPELRMTDGPAGVRMKRKTTTALPAPIALSCTFDEELAARYGEYLGHEARAKRQDVLIGPMINVLRQPFGGRNFELYGEDPLLVTAIGTAVINGIQSQGVIAMPKHFAANNQEENRMAVDTVVDERTLREIEFPAFEAAVQAGAGALMGATNGVNGHPSCENETLLTTVLRDEWGFEGWVMSDWDAVHDTVAIERGLDQEMPDGAHLGAPLREAIAEGRVDEAVLDRAVTRIVSQMARFGLLDTDTPREQPDRDPERGRALALEVATAGSVLLHNPRGVLPLSADKLTEPGRAARGLAVIGRPAVTPKTAGVGSALVVPEHAATPLDVLRDRLGEDAVEFRVGEDPAGRPIPASALVPAFHEGEVPAGPSTEPDYFYEGELTIETEGRYRIAVTALGGYAAIDLEGHPRVFAGSSFGDTAGLTVDLLPGTYKLVLSALPMPTNPVHLTLGWITPEQAQADIEEAVEAARGAQAAVVFAYDELAELIDRPALALPGLQDTLITAVAKANPNTVVVLNTGSSPTMPWLDDTAAVLDVWYPGEMGAEATDALLFGDANPSGKLTQSFPVDADHTAVAGDPLRYPGVDGRVEYQEGIFVGYRWHDEHDVAPLFPFGHGLSYTTFAYEDLRLTADGRDLTVSCTVRNTGDRAGRETVQVYLGSSPDVTAPQAPKALAGYASAHLEPGASATVEIALDTRRFEYWNTDTGAWTVAAGPRTVSVGRSSEDLPLTATVRVDQAGTVSP from the coding sequence ATGACCCCGCAGACCCCCGTCGACGTGACCGCGCTCGTCCAGGCCATGACCCTCGACGAGAAGCTCACCTTCGTCCACGGCTCCGACGACCCCGAGCACCTCGGCCAGTCCGGGTACATCCCCGGCGTCCCCCGCCTCGGCATCCCGGAGCTGCGGATGACCGACGGCCCGGCCGGCGTCCGCATGAAGCGCAAGACCACCACCGCGCTGCCCGCCCCCATCGCCCTGTCCTGCACCTTCGACGAGGAACTGGCCGCCCGCTACGGCGAGTACCTCGGCCACGAGGCCCGCGCCAAGCGCCAGGACGTGCTCATAGGCCCCATGATCAACGTGCTGCGCCAGCCCTTCGGCGGACGCAACTTCGAGCTGTACGGCGAGGACCCGCTCCTGGTCACCGCCATCGGCACCGCCGTGATCAACGGCATCCAGTCGCAGGGCGTCATCGCCATGCCCAAGCACTTCGCGGCCAACAACCAGGAAGAGAACCGGATGGCCGTCGACACCGTCGTCGACGAACGGACCCTCCGCGAGATCGAGTTCCCCGCCTTCGAGGCCGCCGTCCAGGCCGGCGCCGGCGCCCTCATGGGCGCCACCAACGGCGTCAACGGCCACCCCAGCTGCGAGAACGAAACCCTCCTGACCACGGTCCTGCGCGACGAATGGGGCTTCGAGGGCTGGGTGATGTCCGACTGGGACGCCGTCCACGACACCGTCGCCATCGAGCGCGGCCTCGACCAGGAGATGCCCGACGGCGCCCACCTCGGCGCCCCGCTGCGCGAGGCCATCGCCGAGGGCCGCGTCGACGAGGCCGTCCTGGACCGCGCCGTCACCCGCATCGTCAGCCAGATGGCCCGCTTCGGCCTCCTCGACACCGACACCCCGCGCGAGCAGCCCGACCGCGACCCCGAGCGGGGCCGCGCCCTCGCCCTGGAAGTGGCCACCGCCGGATCGGTGCTCCTGCACAACCCCCGGGGCGTCCTGCCGCTGTCCGCCGACAAGCTCACCGAGCCGGGCCGCGCCGCCCGCGGCCTCGCCGTCATCGGCCGGCCCGCCGTCACCCCCAAGACCGCCGGAGTCGGCAGCGCCCTCGTCGTCCCGGAGCACGCCGCCACCCCCCTCGACGTGCTGCGCGACCGCCTCGGCGAGGACGCCGTCGAGTTCCGCGTCGGCGAGGACCCGGCCGGCCGCCCCATCCCCGCGTCGGCACTCGTCCCCGCCTTCCACGAGGGCGAGGTCCCGGCCGGCCCCTCCACCGAGCCCGACTACTTCTACGAGGGCGAACTGACCATCGAGACGGAGGGCCGCTACCGCATCGCCGTCACCGCACTCGGCGGCTACGCGGCCATCGACCTCGAAGGCCACCCCCGCGTCTTCGCCGGCAGCTCCTTCGGCGACACCGCCGGCCTCACCGTCGACCTCCTCCCCGGCACCTACAAGCTGGTCCTCTCCGCCCTGCCGATGCCCACCAACCCCGTCCACCTCACCCTCGGCTGGATCACCCCCGAGCAGGCGCAGGCCGACATCGAGGAGGCCGTCGAGGCCGCCCGCGGCGCACAGGCCGCGGTCGTCTTCGCCTACGACGAGCTGGCCGAGCTCATCGACCGCCCCGCCCTCGCCCTGCCCGGCCTCCAGGACACCCTGATCACCGCCGTCGCCAAGGCCAACCCCAACACCGTCGTCGTGCTCAACACCGGCTCGTCCCCGACGATGCCCTGGCTCGACGACACCGCCGCCGTCCTGGACGTCTGGTACCCCGGCGAAATGGGCGCCGAGGCCACCGACGCCCTCCTGTTCGGCGACGCCAACCCCAGCGGCAAGCTCACCCAGAGCTTCCCCGTGGACGCCGACCACACCGCGGTCGCCGGCGACCCGCTGCGCTACCCCGGCGTCGACGGCCGCGTCGAGTACCAGGAAGGCATCTTCGTCGGCTACCGCTGGCACGACGAGCACGACGTCGCCCCCCTGTTCCCCTTCGGGCACGGCCTCAGCTACACCACCTTCGCCTACGAGGACCTCCGCCTCACCGCCGACGGCCGCGACCTGACCGTCTCCTGCACCGTGCGCAACACCGGCGACCGGGCCGGCCGCGAAACCGTCCAGGTCTACCTCGGCAGCAGCCCCGACGTCACCGCACCCCAGGCCCCCAAGGCCCTCGCCGGCTACGCGTCCGCCCACCTGGAGCCCGGAGCGTCCGCCACCGTCGAGATCGCCCTCGACACCCGCCGCTTCGAGTACTGGAACACCGACACCGGCGCCTGGACCGTCGCCGCCGGCCCGCGCACCGTCTCCGTCGGCCGCTCCTCCGAAGACCTCCCCCTCACCGCGACCGTCCGCGTCGACCAGGCCGGAACGGTGAGCCCGTGA
- a CDS encoding macrolide family glycosyltransferase gives MAHIAFFSVAAHGHVSPTLGIVAELVSRGHRVTYFTTRAFEEQLTRLGAQVCRYDVATSPGQSPSAFAENDPSALPLFFLHGSADRMALAESFVGADRPDVVVYDNTVPFAGRALARRWGARAVQFFPSLASSRSYALMDAMLARTGRSAAHEANGAAFDARLAEFLAAAGLDGVGAEEFMDFEEELNLAFLPREFQPEATAFGEHYRFVGPSLGGREAEGTWHPRDTDRPVVFVSLGTVFNRATSFYRTCVEAFADSGLHLVLSIGQHADPADLGTLPPHCEVHRSVPQLSVLAQAAAFVTHGGMGSTMEALSFGTPMVVVPQMVEQEIIADRVVELGLGLRLDPADASAEALRAAVRAVTTDTAIAATAARFRRLSQDAGGAAAAAAAIEAHLAGTGPAPQTKAAAI, from the coding sequence ATGGCACACATCGCATTTTTCAGCGTGGCCGCCCACGGGCACGTGTCGCCCACCCTGGGCATCGTCGCCGAGCTGGTCTCGCGCGGTCACCGGGTCACCTACTTCACCACCCGGGCCTTCGAGGAGCAGCTCACCCGGCTCGGCGCGCAGGTGTGCCGCTACGACGTCGCCACCTCGCCCGGCCAGTCGCCGAGCGCCTTCGCCGAGAACGACCCGAGCGCCCTGCCCCTCTTCTTCCTGCACGGCAGCGCGGACCGCATGGCCCTCGCGGAGTCCTTCGTCGGCGCCGACCGCCCCGACGTCGTCGTCTACGACAACACGGTGCCGTTCGCCGGGCGCGCCCTGGCCCGCCGGTGGGGCGCGCGCGCCGTCCAGTTCTTCCCCTCCCTCGCCTCCAGCCGCTCCTACGCGCTGATGGACGCGATGCTGGCCCGCACCGGCCGCTCCGCCGCCCACGAGGCCAACGGCGCGGCGTTCGACGCACGGCTGGCGGAGTTCCTCGCCGCCGCCGGCCTCGACGGGGTCGGCGCCGAGGAGTTCATGGACTTCGAGGAGGAACTCAACCTGGCCTTCCTGCCCAGGGAGTTCCAGCCCGAGGCGACCGCCTTCGGCGAGCACTACCGCTTCGTCGGACCCAGCCTGGGCGGCCGGGAGGCCGAAGGCACCTGGCACCCGCGGGACACCGACCGCCCGGTGGTCTTCGTCTCCCTCGGCACCGTCTTCAACCGCGCCACCTCCTTCTACCGGACCTGCGTCGAGGCGTTCGCCGACAGCGGCCTGCACCTGGTGCTGTCCATCGGACAGCACGCCGACCCGGCGGACCTCGGCACCCTCCCGCCGCACTGCGAGGTGCACCGCAGCGTCCCCCAGCTGTCCGTCCTCGCCCAGGCCGCCGCGTTCGTCACCCACGGCGGCATGGGCAGCACGATGGAAGCCCTCTCCTTCGGCACGCCCATGGTCGTCGTCCCGCAGATGGTCGAACAGGAGATCATCGCCGACCGGGTCGTCGAGCTGGGCCTGGGCCTGCGCCTCGACCCGGCGGACGCCTCCGCCGAGGCGCTGCGGGCGGCCGTACGGGCCGTCACCACCGACACCGCGATCGCCGCCACGGCGGCCCGCTTCCGGCGGCTGAGCCAGGACGCGGGCGGCGCCGCCGCCGCGGCCGCGGCGATCGAGGCACACCTGGCGGGCACCGGCCCCGCCCCGCAGACCAAGGCGGCCGCGATATGA